The following coding sequences are from one Candidatus Binataceae bacterium window:
- the dnaG gene encoding DNA primase codes for MFDDSQLEEIRARADLVEVIGAHVRLRQAGRNYIGLCPFHNEKTPSFTVSRERGFFHCFGCGAGGTVFNFLMRIEGLSFPEAVQTLATRYGVTLREHGGGPRADPSAREAAVRAAQTAAEFYAHVLWHTPTGGRARDYLERRGITRESAQTFKLGFAPVDPSSLERALERRGLRAGAVAIGLLRQGGSQLRDLFGGRLIFPIRDSAGRVVGFGGRVLDQRLPKYINSPESTLYSKARAVYGLYEARAAIGQRERAIVVEGYLDAIALAQAGFKETVATLGTSLTVEQLRLLARYTPNILACFDGDSAGQRASLRALRIFLEAQLLGRAIFMPPGHDPDTFVRERGAPAFAQLIEQAQWLVEYYVRREGAQAAANGPGGQAQAAERVAQTLGLIANPFEFDLLTRRAAEILGVREELLRQQARHGRSATARTATQAQVQAAPRQEAAEDMRSTAQWALLALATSYPQLRGEIGEGLEGLEMGDSKSARFLMDLCASALSQAQAEAYLTQHLDNAEQGRLSQHMIELGAVDLAAARRLMQEYLRALARWEGQQRLRRLRREAREDPNPAAAQAIILHRRGEGKPT; via the coding sequence ATGTTCGACGACAGCCAATTGGAGGAAATTCGCGCACGCGCCGATTTGGTCGAGGTCATCGGTGCGCACGTGCGGCTGCGTCAGGCGGGCCGCAACTATATCGGCCTGTGTCCGTTCCATAACGAAAAGACACCTTCCTTCACAGTCAGTCGCGAGCGCGGTTTCTTTCATTGCTTTGGCTGCGGCGCCGGTGGCACGGTCTTCAATTTTCTGATGCGGATAGAAGGTTTGAGCTTCCCCGAAGCGGTGCAAACCCTGGCCACTCGCTACGGTGTCACGTTGCGCGAGCATGGAGGTGGTCCGCGCGCCGATCCTTCGGCGCGCGAAGCCGCGGTGCGCGCGGCGCAGACCGCGGCCGAGTTTTATGCCCATGTGCTTTGGCACACTCCTACGGGCGGGCGCGCGCGCGATTACTTGGAGCGGCGCGGGATCACGCGGGAGAGCGCACAAACCTTCAAGCTGGGCTTTGCCCCCGTCGATCCTTCTTCGCTGGAGCGAGCGTTGGAGCGACGGGGGCTACGCGCGGGGGCGGTTGCGATCGGACTACTGCGACAAGGCGGCTCGCAACTGCGCGACCTCTTCGGCGGACGGCTCATTTTTCCCATCCGCGACAGTGCCGGCCGGGTCGTCGGGTTTGGCGGGCGTGTCCTCGATCAGCGGCTGCCCAAGTACATCAATTCGCCCGAATCGACGCTGTACTCCAAGGCGCGGGCGGTTTATGGGTTATACGAGGCACGCGCGGCAATCGGTCAGCGCGAACGCGCCATCGTGGTGGAGGGCTATTTGGACGCGATCGCACTGGCACAGGCAGGCTTCAAGGAGACGGTCGCGACCCTGGGCACTTCCTTGACCGTAGAGCAGCTGCGGCTGCTGGCGCGTTACACCCCCAATATCTTGGCCTGCTTCGATGGCGATAGCGCCGGTCAGCGCGCCTCGCTGCGCGCCTTGCGTATCTTTCTGGAGGCCCAATTGCTGGGGCGCGCGATCTTCATGCCGCCCGGCCATGATCCGGATACATTCGTGCGCGAGCGCGGCGCGCCGGCTTTTGCCCAGCTTATCGAGCAAGCCCAATGGCTAGTGGAGTACTATGTGCGGCGCGAGGGCGCGCAGGCTGCCGCTAACGGTCCCGGCGGCCAAGCCCAAGCAGCAGAGCGGGTGGCGCAAACTTTGGGCTTGATCGCAAATCCGTTCGAGTTCGATCTGCTAACTCGGCGCGCGGCTGAAATTTTGGGGGTGCGCGAAGAGCTGTTGCGCCAGCAGGCGCGCCACGGGCGTTCCGCGACGGCGCGCACCGCCACCCAGGCGCAGGTCCAGGCAGCGCCGCGCCAGGAAGCGGCCGAGGATATGCGCAGCACGGCGCAATGGGCATTATTGGCACTGGCGACCAGCTATCCACAGTTGCGCGGGGAAATCGGCGAGGGGTTGGAGGGGCTTGAGATGGGCGATTCCAAGAGTGCCCGTTTCTTGATGGATTTATGCGCTAGCGCGTTGAGCCAAGCTCAAGCCGAAGCCTACCTAACTCAACATCTGGATAACGCGGAGCAGGGACGCCTGAGCCAGCACATGATTGAACTGGGGGCGGTTGATCTGGCCGCTGCCCGCCGCTTGATGCAAGAATATCTGCGGGCATTGGCGCGTTGGGAAGGGCAACAGCGCTTGCGCCGGCTGCGCCGGGAAGCCCGGGAGGATCCCAATCCGGCCGCGGCCCAAGCGATAATCCTGCATCGGCGGGGTGAAGGGAAACCTACCTGA
- a CDS encoding C4-type zinc ribbon domain-containing protein: protein MLEEISRLASLQALDQQLRAQEQALSKITARVDELRARNQQSAIELERLRADEQQAELSRRELERALAAGEVEIRNKRMRLSQIQNERELQALGHEVESLKEGNQRLEAELLAKLEMADGRPRLISELAESLERGLAELQEAERAVAGQIEEQREAIGRRRRERERLLAQIEPSLVQRYEMLFERRGGQAVVAAKAGTCQGCRMRLPPQLFNEIQRHEVIYYCPNCQRVLYYEP, encoded by the coding sequence TTGCTTGAGGAGATAAGCCGGCTGGCCAGCCTGCAGGCGCTGGACCAGCAGTTGCGTGCGCAGGAGCAGGCATTGAGCAAAATTACCGCGCGCGTGGACGAGCTGCGCGCGCGCAACCAGCAGTCCGCCATCGAGCTGGAACGCCTTCGCGCCGATGAACAGCAGGCCGAGTTGTCACGCCGCGAGTTGGAGCGAGCGCTGGCTGCCGGCGAAGTCGAAATCCGCAACAAGCGCATGCGGCTCAGCCAGATCCAAAACGAACGCGAGTTGCAGGCGCTGGGGCATGAAGTCGAGAGCCTCAAGGAAGGCAACCAGCGCTTGGAGGCTGAGTTGCTGGCCAAGTTGGAGATGGCCGATGGACGTCCGCGGCTCATCAGCGAGCTGGCCGAAAGCCTGGAGCGCGGCCTGGCCGAGCTGCAGGAGGCCGAGCGCGCGGTAGCCGGGCAGATCGAGGAGCAGCGCGAGGCTATCGGGCGCCGGCGCCGCGAGCGTGAGCGACTGTTGGCACAAATCGAGCCCTCGCTGGTGCAGCGCTATGAGATGCTCTTCGAACGGCGCGGGGGACAGGCGGTGGTGGCGGCCAAGGCGGGCACCTGTCAGGGTTGCCGGATGAGGCTGCCGCCTCAACTCTTCAATGAGATCCAGCGCCACGAGGTGATCTATTACTGTCCCAACTGCCAGCGTGTCCTATACTACGAACCCTAA
- a CDS encoding GNAT family N-acetyltransferase, with protein sequence MKSELVTAISAVTRSQWNGLLEPEDSPFLDWDWLYALEKSGCASAETGWAPHHILIRASGGELVGACPLYLKTHSMGEFVFDHGWAQAAAQAGLEYFPKLLVGVPFTPHTGRRLLVRAGADSEEVGRLLARALLTLRERNRLSSIHVNFCLPREAQLLVEMGFLERLGYQYHWHNEDFRSFEDYLGALKHKRRHAIRKEQAELRAQAIDIRILAGAQIDDDLLCTMFEIYRSTIDKLYWGRQYLNLAFFKLMRDFKRNLVLVCAYENDELIAGTFNLQHAGVMYGRYWGCFRERNFLHFNVCYYAAIEYCIQTGLRRFEPGAGGEYKWLRGFDPALTRSVHYLAHPGLARAVGDFLRRERHEVESWITVGQQQGAKKAPPPSNLEPR encoded by the coding sequence GTGAAAAGCGAACTGGTTACCGCCATCTCAGCCGTTACACGCAGCCAATGGAACGGGTTGCTAGAGCCCGAGGATTCACCATTTCTAGACTGGGATTGGCTCTATGCGCTGGAAAAGTCGGGCTGTGCCAGTGCCGAAACCGGCTGGGCTCCCCATCATATCCTGATTCGGGCCAGCGGCGGCGAATTGGTCGGCGCCTGTCCGCTCTATCTCAAGACCCACAGCATGGGGGAATTCGTCTTCGATCACGGTTGGGCGCAGGCGGCTGCGCAAGCCGGCCTGGAATATTTCCCCAAGCTGCTGGTCGGCGTGCCCTTCACCCCGCACACCGGGCGGCGCTTGCTGGTGCGCGCGGGAGCTGATTCCGAAGAGGTTGGTCGCCTACTGGCTCGGGCTCTGCTGACCCTGCGCGAGCGCAACCGGTTGTCCTCGATTCATGTCAATTTCTGCCTGCCGCGAGAAGCCCAACTACTGGTGGAGATGGGCTTTTTGGAGCGGCTGGGCTACCAGTACCATTGGCACAACGAGGACTTCCGCAGCTTCGAGGATTACCTGGGCGCGCTCAAGCACAAACGGCGCCATGCTATCCGCAAGGAGCAAGCCGAGTTGCGCGCGCAGGCTATCGACATTCGGATCTTGGCCGGCGCCCAAATCGACGACGACCTGCTGTGTACCATGTTCGAGATTTATCGAAGCACGATTGACAAGCTGTACTGGGGCCGACAATACCTCAACCTTGCCTTTTTCAAACTGATGCGTGACTTCAAGCGCAACCTGGTCCTGGTGTGCGCCTACGAAAACGATGAGCTTATCGCCGGTACTTTCAACCTTCAGCACGCCGGGGTGATGTACGGACGGTACTGGGGCTGCTTTCGCGAACGCAACTTCCTACATTTCAACGTCTGTTACTACGCCGCCATCGAGTATTGCATCCAAACCGGCTTGCGCCGCTTCGAGCCCGGCGCCGGCGGCGAGTACAAATGGCTGCGCGGCTTCGATCCCGCCCTCACTCGCAGCGTCCATTACCTGGCCCATCCAGGGCTGGCCCGCGCGGTTGGCGACTTTTTGCGCCGCGAACGGCACGAGGTCGAAAGCTGGATAACCGTCGGGCAACAGCAAGGCGCCAAGAAAGCTCCGCCGCCTTCCAACCTCGAACCTCGCTGA
- the clpS gene encoding ATP-dependent Clp protease adapter ClpS — translation MARGQRTKVDGGAGQGEILTQRETETRTRKPSMYKVILLNDDYTPMEFVVELLKVVFHKPHPEATRIMLHVHQNGMGVAGVYPFEVAETKVKTVEELSREHQFPLKCVMEKE, via the coding sequence ATGGCACGGGGACAGCGCACCAAGGTCGATGGGGGTGCGGGGCAGGGCGAGATTCTGACCCAGCGAGAGACCGAAACCCGCACGCGTAAGCCTTCGATGTACAAGGTCATCCTGCTCAACGACGACTACACTCCGATGGAGTTCGTGGTCGAATTGCTCAAGGTAGTGTTCCATAAGCCACATCCGGAAGCGACCCGTATCATGCTGCACGTGCATCAGAATGGGATGGGAGTGGCGGGGGTTTATCCCTTCGAGGTTGCCGAGACCAAGGTCAAGACCGTCGAGGAATTGTCACGCGAGCATCAGTTCCCGCTCAAATGCGTGATGGAAAAGGAGTAG
- the clpA gene encoding ATP-dependent Clp protease ATP-binding subunit ClpA, which yields MPASGMMISRELQVTLQLAISEAANRRHEYVCVEHLLYAMLHDATASNVLHHCGADLQRLRKRLERYLDEKIERLPAGAETTPHYAVGVQRVLQRAAAHVQSAGRREITGGNVLVALFAEQNSYALFFLQEEQVTRFDVVNFISHGVSKTGVDPAEHSAAGPHQPEEEEEEEGEEGEPKKIVPARALRNYATNLTEKAAKGLIDPLVGRQPELERAIHVLLRRRKNNPLFVGEAGVGKTAIVEGLALAVHRGEVPPALRAAEIFALDMGALLAGTRFRGDFEQRLKGVLKAVVGDPRKILFIDEIHTVVGAGAASGSTMDASNLLKPALASGELRCIGSTTYQEYKRSFERDKALARRFQRIEVLEPSREEARQILAGIKGYYEKHHNVSYGDEALGLAVDLAARYINDRFLPDKAIDVMDEAGVAARLAAAEGETAAVGVREVERVVARMAKIPERTVSANDRVKLENLEADLRQVVYGQDHAIAMVARAIRLARSGLGHPDRPVGAFMFAGPTGVGKTEVARQLARVLGVEFLRFDMSEYMERHTVSRLIGAPPGYVGFDQGGLLTDAINRTPHCVLLLDEIEKAHPDLFNILLQVMDHASLTDNNGRKADFRNVILVMTTNAGAGELSRALIGFGTDFRGGDPKGAIERMFSPEFRNRLSAIVEFNQLPPAVMERVVDKFIAELAQRLTEQKVEIHLTPQARQWLASKGYDPRFGARPMARLIESEIARVLADEILFGKLYGGGLVEVDVDEEKLEFRYDQLPAEVPIQGLPASAPSEPTPD from the coding sequence ATGCCAGCGTCGGGTATGATGATCAGCCGTGAGTTGCAGGTCACGCTGCAGCTCGCCATCTCCGAAGCCGCCAATCGGCGTCACGAGTACGTCTGTGTGGAGCATTTGCTCTACGCCATGTTGCATGACGCCACCGCCAGCAATGTGCTCCATCATTGCGGTGCCGACCTGCAGCGCCTGCGCAAGCGACTGGAGCGCTATCTGGACGAGAAGATCGAACGGCTGCCGGCGGGGGCGGAGACCACCCCACATTACGCGGTCGGGGTCCAGCGCGTGCTCCAGCGCGCGGCCGCTCACGTGCAGTCGGCTGGGCGGCGCGAAATTACCGGCGGTAACGTACTGGTAGCGTTGTTCGCGGAACAGAATTCCTACGCCTTGTTTTTTCTGCAAGAAGAGCAGGTGACGCGCTTCGACGTCGTCAACTTCATCTCGCACGGAGTCTCCAAGACCGGGGTCGATCCGGCCGAACACAGCGCTGCCGGCCCGCATCAACCAGAAGAGGAGGAAGAAGAGGAGGGCGAAGAGGGCGAGCCCAAAAAGATAGTGCCGGCGCGGGCACTACGCAACTACGCCACTAATCTAACCGAAAAGGCCGCCAAGGGTCTGATCGATCCGCTGGTCGGCCGCCAGCCCGAGCTGGAGCGGGCCATCCATGTCCTCCTGCGCCGACGCAAGAACAATCCGCTGTTCGTGGGCGAAGCCGGGGTGGGCAAGACCGCGATCGTCGAGGGGCTGGCGCTAGCGGTCCATCGCGGCGAGGTGCCGCCTGCGCTACGGGCTGCAGAAATTTTCGCCTTGGACATGGGCGCGCTGCTGGCCGGCACCCGGTTTCGCGGCGACTTCGAGCAGCGTCTCAAGGGCGTGCTCAAAGCGGTAGTGGGAGATCCTCGCAAGATCTTGTTCATCGACGAAATTCATACCGTGGTTGGGGCTGGTGCCGCTTCGGGCAGCACCATGGACGCTTCCAACCTGCTTAAGCCCGCGCTTGCTTCGGGCGAGTTACGCTGCATCGGCTCGACCACTTATCAGGAGTACAAACGCTCTTTCGAGCGCGACAAGGCGCTGGCTCGCCGCTTTCAGCGTATCGAGGTGCTGGAGCCCAGCCGCGAGGAGGCCCGTCAGATTCTGGCCGGTATCAAGGGCTACTACGAGAAGCATCACAATGTCAGCTACGGTGACGAGGCCCTGGGCTTGGCCGTGGACCTGGCGGCCCGCTACATCAACGACCGCTTCCTGCCCGACAAGGCGATCGATGTGATGGACGAGGCGGGAGTAGCTGCGCGTCTGGCCGCCGCCGAAGGCGAGACTGCCGCGGTGGGCGTGCGCGAGGTCGAGCGAGTGGTGGCTCGCATGGCTAAGATTCCCGAGCGTACGGTATCGGCCAATGATCGGGTCAAGCTGGAAAACCTCGAAGCTGATTTGCGCCAGGTCGTTTATGGCCAGGATCACGCCATCGCGATGGTGGCGCGAGCCATCCGCCTGGCCCGCAGCGGCCTGGGCCATCCCGACCGGCCGGTAGGGGCCTTCATGTTCGCGGGCCCGACCGGGGTGGGCAAGACCGAGGTCGCCCGTCAATTGGCGCGTGTCCTGGGGGTGGAGTTCCTGCGTTTCGACATGAGCGAATACATGGAGCGCCACACCGTCTCACGGCTCATCGGAGCGCCGCCGGGCTACGTCGGCTTTGACCAGGGCGGCCTGCTTACTGACGCTATCAATCGCACCCCCCATTGCGTCTTGCTCCTGGATGAGATCGAAAAGGCTCATCCCGACCTCTTCAACATCCTGCTCCAGGTGATGGACCACGCCAGCCTCACCGATAATAACGGGCGCAAGGCCGATTTCCGCAACGTCATCCTCGTGATGACCACCAACGCGGGGGCCGGCGAGTTGTCGCGCGCGCTGATTGGCTTTGGTACCGATTTTCGCGGCGGCGATCCCAAGGGGGCGATCGAACGGATGTTTAGTCCTGAATTTCGTAATCGTCTCTCTGCCATCGTCGAGTTCAACCAGCTCCCGCCCGCCGTGATGGAGCGGGTGGTCGACAAGTTCATCGCCGAGCTGGCCCAGCGGCTGACCGAGCAGAAAGTCGAAATTCACCTTACCCCGCAAGCGCGTCAATGGCTGGCTAGCAAAGGCTACGACCCGCGCTTCGGCGCGCGTCCGATGGCTCGGTTGATCGAGAGCGAAATAGCCCGTGTTCTGGCCGACGAGATCCTATTCGGCAAGCTCTACGGTGGCGGCCTGGTGGAGGTTGATGTGGACGAGGAGAAGCTGGAGTTCCGCTACGATCAGCTCCCGGCCGAGGTACCGATCCAGGGGCTGCCGGCGTCCGCGCCGAGCGAACCGACCCCCGATTGA
- the pgsA gene encoding CDP-diacylglycerol--glycerol-3-phosphate 3-phosphatidyltransferase yields MTLTTPNVLTLCRIAMVPVLVWLLTFSGPVASACAGGAFLLATLSDYLDGYIARNYGSVSLLGKFLDPMADKLIVCSALIMLVGLRRVPAWMVVVIVGREVAVTALRAMAAVQGVVLAAEELGKYKMTLQAMAVQALLIHYRYLHLDFAAAGMFLLWLALIVSLWSGLDYLLILLSGFRLSAGLSGSRFDKRGFGG; encoded by the coding sequence GTGACTTTGACCACCCCCAACGTACTGACGTTGTGCCGGATCGCGATGGTTCCGGTGCTGGTGTGGTTGCTTACTTTCAGCGGCCCAGTGGCCTCGGCCTGTGCTGGCGGCGCCTTCCTGCTTGCCACCCTCAGCGACTATCTCGACGGCTACATTGCGCGCAATTACGGCTCGGTCAGCCTGTTGGGTAAATTTCTCGATCCGATGGCGGATAAGCTTATCGTCTGCTCGGCTCTGATCATGCTGGTGGGATTAAGACGAGTGCCGGCCTGGATGGTGGTTGTGATCGTGGGGCGCGAGGTCGCGGTGACGGCATTGCGAGCGATGGCGGCGGTGCAAGGAGTGGTGCTGGCGGCCGAGGAGCTGGGCAAATACAAGATGACCTTGCAGGCGATGGCGGTGCAGGCGCTGCTTATTCATTACCGCTATCTTCATCTCGACTTTGCCGCTGCCGGAATGTTCCTGCTGTGGCTGGCCTTGATCGTAAGCTTGTGGTCCGGCTTGGATTATCTGCTGATTCTGCTCAGTGGGTTTCGCCTGTCGGCCGGCCTGAGCGGAAGCCGATTTGACAAGCGCGGCTTCGGCGGTTAA